Below is a window of Rhea pennata isolate bPtePen1 chromosome 2, bPtePen1.pri, whole genome shotgun sequence DNA.
TGTTTGGGTGATAGCACTAAAAACTTCCCTGCAATTGCATAGCCAAAGTTAGTAACTGTCAGTCCTTAATAGTCAACCTGATGTTTGGAGGCAGTGATCTGTGAAGTCAGTGAGCACAGGTGGTTAGAAAGTGAAGGCAAAGATACCTAAACTAAGTTTTAGAATACTTGCTTCAACTAAAAATTCAGCTAAATCTTGCTGCAGCTAAAATTTCAGTCCTTTGTGATACAAGCATAGATGTGTATTGTCTCCCCCCGCAACCTTTTTTTGTCATTGGACATTTAACTCCCTAAACTCTTGTTGATTCTGAAAACAATTCCTGTTTTAACAAATTCTGTCCAGCTTGGgtgagcttttaaaatacaaagttaaacaaaaacatgcagaaaaaccCTAAGGATGGCATTGACTAATGCGATCATATACAAGCTTACATGAGGAAAGCTAATACAGCTCTGTTGACACGAGCTCTCTGGAGGATTTTTAACCCTTCTGGTAGTAGTAGGCTATGTGAATGCAGgttgaagaagaaaggaaggatttttATTGAGTTGGGTTCAGTTGTAATCTGGATGACAAGAATGaatgtagaaaaatgaaaagcaaagaataaacCAGTGATAAAAGATTAGAGTCaagcaagaggagaaagggTTATGGCTTAGGATATCTAGAGTTACATCTTTTGCTAATGCTTGTGCAAAGTGAATGCTAAAATCTCTTCAGATGCCCGgagcatttatttattcaggAGAATAAACAGTCCATGTAAGACTTAaactttactgtatttttttgaatGATAGAAGACCAAATAATTCAATGTAGTTCAATGGAATGTGAAGGTTAAAATTAATACCTTTACAAATTGTAGTTAGATTGGGCTTTTCTTTACCTGCTTGCCAAAAAACAGCTCAGAATTGTACACTTGCTGCAGCTGAGGAGATCCTAAAGAACAATTCAGTGTTCAGGTCACCAGCTGTTAGCGAGAATTCAGGCTCACTCGATTAAAAGTACTCACTTgattaaatatgtattatttattatagGTAAATATGTCTGCAGTGTATCGTGATAGGTGTTGCAGgaataaaaagcatgaaaatgccAGAGTATTCTTCTGCAATGATACTCaggtaaaatttaatttctcagtATTTAAGTTAGACAGTATGAGCCCAAGTGtgcatgtgctttttttttgtacagcCCAATTCTTTAATAACAGATTGTAATAGTGATAAATGTTGCATTGTAATAGTCAAATCACAGTGTTCAGGATTGCTTTTTACTCTTTTGCATCTAGAATCACACAGTTCAGGCCactaaattgtatttttttcaattgaaatattaatttatttgaaatattaattaattctgtatccaataaatcttttttctaCTATATTCTTTAGTATTTTAATCCGAAATAGTACAGAAAACTTATCTTCATTTTGCCCatgaaaatacatacaaattttTCCCCgtttttctacagaaattcaTATTGGCTAAGCTTTTCACTTCAGGTTTGAAATCTTTAGAAGTAATAGTTTGAGGTAGATCTTAAATGACAGAAAGCACAGCTCTCAGCTATAGCTCCCGATTTTACCATGACTTAACAAACGGACTGACTCCAAAAGTGATTCAGTGCTTTCCTGACTGCATCAGCTGATTTCATAAAAGGTATGAGTTTTCCCCTTAAGATATTGTTATTTCTACTACAAATTGGTACTTTGAGTATTTTAAAGAGATGGCAATTAGGTCAAGTTGCTAAGGTAGTTTATTGGAAAATATTGGCACaatgacagcaaaagaaattaatgGTCACTGATGGAGCATTTTAAGACAAACCAACATTACATAGAATTTATGACACAGACTTTTTCAggacatatttttctttgcaggaaaTAGAGTCACTACAGAGTATGGCGTGCAACATGCTCAAGTTCTTTAATAAGCAAAAAATCAGCAAAGACTTTAGATGGAAAGCCACATTAGTCTCATGTAGGACGTTACAGGTTCTACAGTgcaaatgtgaaagaaataaaaaagaaaaggtgagtGGTAATGGTGGTCTACAGATTATTGGAAGTACATGGCTTATTCCTTAGAGCTCTTCAGCGCAGATGGAGTATGATCTCTATCTAAGGTACATCTAACTTGCACGTTATGTGCATGACAAGTTCTGCTCTCTAGCATATCTCTTGCAATAGACACTAAGCCCAGTGCAAAGACTAATTAAGCCAATGATCTGGAAGCCTGTAGTCCAGAGGTCTGCATTGGTTGAGCACTGAAACATCTCAATTAATTCTCCAGTAAAGACAAAGAACACGCTTATGCAAAGAAGGCCTTTAACTTCTCTAGTGTTTAAAGTCATAGTTCTTACTCTACATTGGGGTTCTACCCTAGATTAATGTATAAAATGCCCTATATGCTTAAATTGGATTGTTTCAATAAATAATTAGTGGAAGTTGCTACCCTTTCTACAGTCCCTTTGGCTGATCCTTGATTTTTATCTTAATCGGAGTATCTCAAACTCAACAACAATACTTAGATATGAAAATAGTTGAGTTTTGAATCATTGCAGAGTCATTTCTTTGGAACATCTCTCAGCTCTGGTGCAGTGACCTACAGACAACCATAGCAAAGGGAAAGTattctttaaatactttataTGTACTTCAGTACAATTATGTACTGAACTCAAAAATATTGACCAACATTGAAAAGCCTTCCATAGGCACCAAAGGATATAATTCTTCATGGTTGGCTTTACATTGTTTGAGTAAAGGTTGCATTTAATTTactctttttctccttgaaatgaCTTGCATAACCTAGGACCAGATCCTCAAAATAGTGCCAGTTCTATATTTTCCTTAGGCATCTGTAGTGAAATTTAACTTTTGCTTAAGTATAAAAGACATTCCATTTAGGTCATGAAAGTCAAAGTCACCCTTGAAACTCCTGCCTGTCCCTGTGGGTGCCTGGATTAATTTAAGGAACAATTATGTTAAAATCACTCAGTAAAAATCATAAACCGCAACTGGAACAGGGACAAGAACGATGGTCTTTTGGTCTCTGGGAGAATCCTGAATGCTTGGCTGCAGTCTCATCTTCTAGGCACAGTAGTTTTGTTCCATGAATCTCAAAACACCACACATACAACTGTGTTGTTTAAAGATCAGCTCACCATTTAAttggctttatttttccagttcttcacATAATTGAGGATAAAATTTAAACCACTGATACAGGATGTACATGTTCTCAGTTGCACACCCTGATTTCCAAAGTCCTTATTTCCTGTAAGCTAAAGCTGCATTCTCCCAGTTTAGGGTAAAATAATACAGTAACCTTAGTGAGAACTGATGCAGGTTACATATTGTCACTGTAGATAGCCCAGCATTCTGGGTAATTCTGGCAACATTACCGATGCAAGGTCATTAGTTTGTTTCAcaatatgtgtatataaaaagaATAGGTACTTCACAATTAACAATATAAACTATTCTTTTGCAGGTTTGCACACAGGTAAACACACATAATAAAGAAGATACAGGAACAGGTGAACACTCGAAAAAGAAATGCAACCAAGAATTTtgtgaactgaaagaaaatatatctagCCTTCGATCCTGCTggaataaatttgaaaaaataatttccaggtGAatcctgctcttttcttttgaagtgaCATTACttgcaaaatgcaatttttgcattttatatgcATTCCTTAAGTAACTCTGTTTGCTTACGTAAGCAATTGATGCCAGAATTCTGATGGAAAGCTACTGTACCTTGTTCCTGGAGGCAGAATAAATATAAATGGCTAGAAGAAGCTGCTGAAGTCCAAGAAGTGGAAGTAAAAAACACTGAGTGAAATGACTGTATAGAAGGCCGGGTTTCACTTCATGCTCTGGAAactatttcaaattttcttatcttttgaGTAACTTTATAGTACCTTAATATGAAAACATACTTAGGTGTctactgcaattaaaaaatatatatatcttagAAACTGCAGACCAggaaaacagtatgaaaaagGTAGCTGGTTTCTTTATATCTATATAGAACATATCAAGGACCAAAAGGAACGATTTACGAAATAAGCAGCAGAAGAATAAGCATCTGTTCTGCTGATGGAATAATGTTTTAAGCATAGCTAGGGTTGCATTTAATGGGTCTGCAAACTGATTTAGGTTtgaaaaaacagggaaaaaagttacttttaaaaaaacttagGAAGGAGTACTGGCTTTTGAAAGATGTAGCACTCTTCTACTAGCTGAAGTAGAAGCAAGACAGTGAGGCTtatggaagaagggaaagaggatgCCTGAATGTAAGTTTGTTCAGCTGACTAGAAAGAGCACTAGCTTTGTGCATTTAGGTATCCTCTAGCTGAAGGAGTAGCTAGAATTGCTTCCTTCAGATTGTGATTTCTTGTACACAGTTATTTTATATAACGTTTGATATGTTAGACATGACAGAGtttgtgaatattttcagagaataatATATTGGCATTTAACTaataaaatgttcatatttaattttggataaatagaagtatttttatagtTGTTTGTAACTTTTGCAGTTTCTTACTTTGATATTATAACTCCATTGgtaataaaatgtttgtcttCTATGGAATTGGATTGTATTTTTGGGCATCAATTTTCAAAACACCCTTTCAGCTTTTTGCACAGCTAATTGTTAAAAGCAGAGTTGGTAATATAGCCTCCAGCTGCCTGGCACTTCCAAGCATAAAAGATGAATTTTGTGATTTACTTACAACTTGGCCAAACAATTTAGGTTGATATTTCCGTATCAGGTGTCTGCcttgaacaaaatgttttgagaaatCTTCAGTTCATGGCTCTCTGTTGGGGAAACACATTGTTTTATCTGTGctaaaagaaattttctgtgGAACTACTGTCAGAAAACGGTATTCAGACCAAAGACCTTCTAGTAATGATGGGATGCACTTCAAAGAACTGTGTGGAGCTCCTCTGACTGGAATAGCATCTGCTATACTAAATCCATTTAACCCAGTGTACCCTCCTCCTGATGCTGAGGAAAGAGGTCAAAAGCAAGACAGAGTGATGCTTTCCTGGAATACCCTCCCCCTCACTATCTATTCATGGTGAAAAGACCTGTTGGGCTAGGAGCAGTGTCTTTGTAAAACTGTGATTGAGACCTTcacattttctctttatctCCTGATGTAAGAAGTCATTGCAATTTTAACTCCAAACAGTGACGGGGGCGAcgaggggaagaaaagaaaaaagaaaaggagacagaTTTCCCAGTATCACTGTGCAGGAAAGAAACTACGATGACTCTTGCACTGGCTTCTCTAGAAGTCCTTTCTACTGAAAGAAGTCTCACATTGCTGCAGGCTAAATTTGTCCTTGACACTGAAGAACAATTGCTTTTTTGGGAAACTTAGGAACACTTGAAAGGCAAGATCTATTTCCTATTGAGCATTATTACTTGGTAAGAAAAGGTCAGCAAGGatgaacagaaaaacacaaaggtGCAATATTAGCTGCTATAAAACTGAAATCACAAAGTCAATTTAGATGACTTACACAGCAGCTCACAACTGAAATCTAAGGTAAATCCGGCAGTTTTTGGCCTATCCTGCACAAAAGCCAAGCTAAGATCCAGAGctgaaatttaaattcagaGATTACTGAATCgtgtttttttaatgcttccttAATAAATATCCTGTCTGCCTGATTCTTACTGCCAGGATTCCTGAATTCCCACTTAGGTACAAAGGCTAAACACTGAACACAGTgacttttgctttcatttctttccttccatttgAGAACCGTGTATAGCCTTCCTGAAAGTACGAACATgacaaaaataatcttctttGCAGGAAATGGGCTAAGGAATGAGAACCTTGCAGGGAACCACTCCTACTTCCCTTCCACAAAGTCTAGATTAAGGAGTGAAAAAAGCAGCATCTCTGGGTCGagcaaatttcttttaaaattaggaTAGTACAAAGAAGGACCATGAGTAGGTCAAACCTGGGGTTTAGAAATGCATTAAACTTACAGGAAAGTGGCAAGGGAAGACAAGAAGGGTACTTAATATAGTAACAAGAATTTTAGCACTGCTGTTGCAAGGGACAAGGGGAATTAAGCAAGAAGTGATGATTAACCCGTGAGTAAGTTAATGTTGCACTTTGAATAATTTCAAACAGTAAGGAGGAGTTTGGTGCTGTGCTGTTTATAATGAGAATTTCTGGTGTTTAAGTAGTTAGATCAAGACAGGTAACTGGAAGAAAAGATTCAAATCTCACTTTACACCATCAAGTAGGCGTATTACAGCTGCAGTTCTTTAGTTAAAAATGCAGGAGTAACTGCTGTTCATGGCTGGTTTTACATTTGCTTCCAGTTCTATCTCTTCGGCTTTGTGCTGAGCAAAAGAGATGGTGGCTTGGAAGGGCGGGTTGCAGATAGCAAGAGGGTTCATTCAGCAGCTACTGGAATGATTCATGGCAAACCAGAATAAAGAGGAAGCCAGCATGGCAAGAGTCCAGCATGGGGGCTGTATCTCAGTAGTGACAAGATTTTGCAGTCTCTTGGCACACAGATGAATGTCATCTAgaataaagggaaaatgtgattttctcAGAAGCGGGTGTGGTGGAGTAAACAAAAGAGCCACCAGGAGGAACTTTCTCctacaaagaggaaagaaaagaggaaccAATCTCgactcagaattaaaaaaacaaaacaaaacaaaaaacaaacaacaaaaaaaaccctgaccCCTTATTGCAATTTCTGCTCACGAGtgaattttacaggaaaaaatgtaacttctgctttttttcctgacacGAGCACATTAGTGGTTCATCATCTCACCAAGAAACCAGTGCTCTAACttccagaagcagaaagaacagaCGCAGATCAAGTTCAGGTTGCCTATTCTATCTTAGCAGCCTTATTAAGGAACGATTTAACTACAGGTTATCACAATGATAAGCTTGATAAAACCTAAACTTTCCATAGAgtcaggaagaagaaatacagagattAAGTTTTTATGAGCAGATCATACTAATTTAAGTATTTGGTACAGAGCATTTTTCAAGGTGACTGAGAAACCCAGTTCACATTTTCaagtcaataaaaaaaatgaaaacaattatcCTTTGAAAACATAACTAAGCAGTTGCCTCCCAAATACTAGGAGAAAACACTAGATAGTCCTCATGTTAGGTCTGATTTCCTTCAGACTTTGGACTTCACGTTATTTGTAAGGTTGAATGATATTACCTATCCCTAGGG
It encodes the following:
- the IL7 gene encoding interleukin-7 gives rise to the protein MFHAFFRSIFRVLPLFLVLSSVNSSNCTMGNKTTEIRVKYENILSHDINELVNMSAVYRDRCCRNKKHENARVFFCNDTQEIESLQSMACNMLKFFNKQKISKDFRWKATLVSCRTLQVLQCKCERNKKEKVCTQVNTHNKEDTGTGEHSKKKCNQEFCELKENISSLRSCWNKFEKIISR